Part of the Flavobacterium sp. KS-LB2 genome is shown below.
CAGAACCTTGAACTCCATTTACATCTACATTTCTAAATTTTTGAATAGCAAACCCATCCGTGAAATTACTAATGTCAACAATTTCTTTCGTTTGTCCATCTGTATAGAATTGGCCTCTTGTATCAGTAGTATTTCCATTAAACTTATCTACAAATGCCGAAGTAGTTCTGATTCCAGCCCAACCACCATTGATTCCAAATTCAGAAGCTTTCATGGTACCACCCACTGGTGCATGTGTCAAGAAAGTAGTTCCGCCATAGGTTTGAGTTCTAAGTCCATCAAAAGCAATTGCAAAAATGAATTCATTTTGCGCTCCATTTCTATCATTGTCAGCAAAAAACAATTGGTTATAATTGCTATGCAAAGAATAATTAGTAGCGATTACTTTCGTAATTAATGGCAATGCACCTGCATAATTATCAGTACCAATGTATACTTTGGCATTCATATACAATTTAGCTTGTAACATCCAAGCTGCTGCTTGATCTGCACGATACGCCTCATTTGTTTTTGGTGCTTTCAATTCAGGGGTGATTGCTGTTAATTCTTCATCAACAAACTTGTATAGTTCTGCTCTTGTAGCATATTCAGGGTAAAAGAATGTGCTTGGAGAATTTTCAGTAACTAAAGATCCACCACCAAACATATCGATTAAGTGCCAATACGTTAATGCTCTTAAGAAACGTGCTTCTGCTCTGTACGTTTTAATTTCTGCTATTAAAGCAGCATCAAGCCCTCTAGAAGCTAATTTCTCATCTGTAGTTTGTCTTAAAAACTCATTGCAATTTACAATTTGAAAAGAGAAACGTGCAAATGTAGCCGTGATAAAACGGTCTAGTGAAGTCCATGTTTGAGAATGTAGGTCTTTTATAGTACCATCATTCCATCCGATAACAGCTTCGTCTGTAGTTAATTCTTGCATCAACCAAAACCCTCTGATGTATTGACTTTCTCCTTCATCAATTCCTGAGATATCAGGAGAGCCAGCTGCAGTTTGACCCGAAGTAGCAAATCCTGCATATAACTTAGCCAAATTTTGTTTGTAGGATTCTGGCGTGCTAAAAAATTCATCACCAGGAACAGCAACATTGCCTTCCGGAGATTGGTTCAAATCATCTGTACACGATGGGAATAATAGCACCAACAGTAACAAAGAAATACCCAATAATTTTATTTGTGTCTTTTTCATTTTTCTTGTTATTTGTATTAGAAATTAACGTTTAAACCTAACGTGAAAGTAATTGGTCGTGGGTATAAATTTCCATCAATACCTCCAGAAATTTCTGGATCTAAACCTTCATATTTAGTAATTACCAAAACATTTTGAGCTGACAATGTCAATTTAACTAATGAAGTTGAATTCTCTTTTTGATTGAAAGTATATCCAACACTTACGTTGTCCAATCTAATAAAAGAAGCATCTTGAATGTAGTAATCCGATTCGAAACGTTTAGTATCATTTGATTGAAAACCTGTTTCTAGTAAATTTTCAACACCATTAGATAAATCTGTGTTCCTAATCAAAATGTTATTGAAAGAACCTTTACTAGAATCTACGTTGTTGTAATTATAGTTCCCCCAAGATCCTCTCCAGTTCATCCCCATATCAAAGTTTTTGTAAGTTACGCTAGTATTGAAACCGTAAAAAACATCAGCTGCAGGTTTATGAAAACGGTATTTATCTTGTTGCGTAATCAATCCATCTTTATTTCTATCGATATACACACCATCTAATGGTTTTCCGTCTACACCATACGCTTGCTCATACACATAAAAAGAACTTGGTGCATAACCTACTTGGTGGTTTTGAATCGTATTTCCAGTAGCACCTTCGTACCCTCCAATATTAATACCCGGAGTATTTGGCTGTGTAGTAGTTAACTTGGTGATTTTAGAATCTTGAAATGTAATGTTACCACCAATTCTCCATTCAAAATTGTCATTGCGAACAGGAATTACCTCACCAGCAATTTCAATTCCCTTATTTTCGATTGTTCCTACGTTGTAATTGTCAAAGTTTGAGAATCCAAAGAAAGAAGGATTTTGTGTGTACAATAATAAATCTTTAGTAGTTCTCTTGTATAAATCAACACTACCATTTATCCTATTGTTTACAAATCCAAAGTCCAAACCAGCATTAACGGTAGTAGTTTGTTCCCATTTTAAGTTACTATTATAAGGTTGTGGTCTGTAGGTTGTATAAAAATCACTCCCAAACTGGTATTGAGCAGCTGTATTAGAAGCTAAATACAATGGAATAGATGGGTAGCTAACTCCAATATCTTGTTGTCCAGTAATACCCCAACCTCCACGGATTTTTAATGTAGAAATACTTTCTACATCTTTCAAAAAGCTTTCTTCATTCAATTTCCAAGCTAAAGCAACAGCAGGGAAATTTGCCCAACGATTTGTTTCTGTAAATCTTGAAGTACCATCACGTCTGTATGATAAAGTCAATAAATATTTATCGGCAATACTAATGTTTGTTCTCGCAAAAAAAGATTGCAAGTTAATACGAGTAGGGAAATTAGTACCTACAGTAGTATTGTTACTTTGAAAATTAAAGTTTGAAGATCTGTAAGACTCTCTAAAATCTTGATATGAATAACCACCCGTTACATCAAAAACAGTATTGATTGATTCTACTTTTTTATTGTAATTCAAAAACAAATCCATCAACTTATTAAAACGTGATTGATTATTTTCATAAGTGTTATTAAATCCAGAACCAGAAAGACCATTAAGGTAATCAGCTTCTGTATTTCCAAATGATCTACCTGTCAACTGATCGTAACCAAAGTTAGCAACCGCTTTCAATTCTGGTAAGAAATGCATTTTATACTCCGTTTGGATGTTTCCAATACTTCTGTATGATGTTCCGTAACTATTTTGTTGCTCAATTTGAGACAATGGATTTCTTCCCGACAATTGATTGATTTCAGTAGGAGAAGTATACCATTGGAAAAAAGTTCCATCAGGATTTCTTACCGCTTGTGTTGGGTCAAAACGAATAGCGGATCCAATAGCACCACGATTACTATAATTACTGTTTATAAGAGATGTATTATTGTTTAATTCAATTTTTAAATGATTATCCAAGAAATTACCTGTTACACCAACACCTAATGTTGTTCTCTCCATGTTATCTCTTTTCAAGATACCATTTAGATTTGCATAACCTACAGACGCTCTATATACTATGTTATCAGAACCACCACTTAATGAAATATTATGGTCTGTACCAATAGCCGTTCTATAGATTTCATCTTGCCAGTCTGTATCAGCAGCACCCATTAATGCTACTTGCGCAGCACTTCCGTTAGTGGTTACAAAATCTCTGAATTGTTTACTTGACAAAGCATCTACTTTATTAGTGATTTCAGATACTTGAAAATTTCCGTTATAATTTACTTGTAAATCACCTGCTTTTCCTTTTTTGGTTGTAATAATAATTACCCCATTCGAAGCACGTGAACCATAAATTGCAGTAGCCGAAGCGTCTTTCAAAACCGAAATAGATTCGATGTTGTTTTGGTTGATTGTAGACAATGGGTTTCTACTTCCTTCTACTCCACCAGCAGCAACTGGCACACCATCAATCACATATAATGGATCGTTGTTTGCAGATAAAGAAGACCCACTTCTAATTCTAATTGTAGCACCTTCACCTGGAGAACCTCCACCGTTGATGATCTGCAAACCAGCTACCTTACCTTGAATCATTTGATCCGCAGAAGTTACTGGTCCTTTATTAAAATCTTTAGTTGTCAATACTGTTACCGCTCCGGTAGCATCTTTCTTCTTAACAGTACCATAACCCACTTGGATCACAACTTCTTTTAATTGATTCGCATCCTCTTCTAAAGAAACGTTCATTACTTTTTGGGCAACATAATCCACAACTGTATTTTTATATCCAATATAAGAAAACACGACTTTATCCCCTTTCTTAACATTAGACAACTGATATTTACCATCAAAATCAGTAGAAACACCATTTGCGGCACCTTGTACATTTACATTTACCCCCGGAATTGGCTGTCCTGAAACTTTATCAAGAACAGTTCCGCCAACAGTATTCTGAGCCAGAATACTAAAAGGGAGTAGCAGTACTAAAATTAACAACTTTTTATAAATTGTTTTCATACTTTTTGTTTAAATTAATTTAATTTTTTGTTGAGTTTTCAACCTTTAACTATTACTTCGAATGTTAAATTTAT
Proteins encoded:
- a CDS encoding RagB/SusD family nutrient uptake outer membrane protein; this translates as MKKTQIKLLGISLLLLVLLFPSCTDDLNQSPEGNVAVPGDEFFSTPESYKQNLAKLYAGFATSGQTAAGSPDISGIDEGESQYIRGFWLMQELTTDEAVIGWNDGTIKDLHSQTWTSLDRFITATFARFSFQIVNCNEFLRQTTDEKLASRGLDAALIAEIKTYRAEARFLRALTYWHLIDMFGGGSLVTENSPSTFFYPEYATRAELYKFVDEELTAITPELKAPKTNEAYRADQAAAWMLQAKLYMNAKVYIGTDNYAGALPLITKVIATNYSLHSNYNQLFFADNDRNGAQNEFIFAIAFDGLRTQTYGGTTFLTHAPVGGTMKASEFGINGGWAGIRTTSAFVDKFNGNTTDTRGQFYTDGQTKEIVDISNFTDGFAIQKFRNVDVNGVQGSDKSGDFSDSDFPIFRLADAYLMYAECAVVGKVGDLGTARGYVNALRTRANTSTIATLNADATGANLILDERAKELHWEGHRRTDLIRFGKFSGGSYIWPWKGNVAGGAPTQAFRNLFPIPATALSSNSKLQQNPGY
- a CDS encoding SusC/RagA family TonB-linked outer membrane protein translates to MKTIYKKLLILVLLLPFSILAQNTVGGTVLDKVSGQPIPGVNVNVQGAANGVSTDFDGKYQLSNVKKGDKVVFSYIGYKNTVVDYVAQKVMNVSLEEDANQLKEVVIQVGYGTVKKKDATGAVTVLTTKDFNKGPVTSADQMIQGKVAGLQIINGGGSPGEGATIRIRSGSSLSANNDPLYVIDGVPVAAGGVEGSRNPLSTINQNNIESISVLKDASATAIYGSRASNGVIIITTKKGKAGDLQVNYNGNFQVSEITNKVDALSSKQFRDFVTTNGSAAQVALMGAADTDWQDEIYRTAIGTDHNISLSGGSDNIVYRASVGYANLNGILKRDNMERTTLGVGVTGNFLDNHLKIELNNNTSLINSNYSNRGAIGSAIRFDPTQAVRNPDGTFFQWYTSPTEINQLSGRNPLSQIEQQNSYGTSYRSIGNIQTEYKMHFLPELKAVANFGYDQLTGRSFGNTEADYLNGLSGSGFNNTYENNQSRFNKLMDLFLNYNKKVESINTVFDVTGGYSYQDFRESYRSSNFNFQSNNTTVGTNFPTRINLQSFFARTNISIADKYLLTLSYRRDGTSRFTETNRWANFPAVALAWKLNEESFLKDVESISTLKIRGGWGITGQQDIGVSYPSIPLYLASNTAAQYQFGSDFYTTYRPQPYNSNLKWEQTTTVNAGLDFGFVNNRINGSVDLYKRTTKDLLLYTQNPSFFGFSNFDNYNVGTIENKGIEIAGEVIPVRNDNFEWRIGGNITFQDSKITKLTTTQPNTPGINIGGYEGATGNTIQNHQVGYAPSSFYVYEQAYGVDGKPLDGVYIDRNKDGLITQQDKYRFHKPAADVFYGFNTSVTYKNFDMGMNWRGSWGNYNYNNVDSSKGSFNNILIRNTDLSNGVENLLETGFQSNDTKRFESDYYIQDASFIRLDNVSVGYTFNQKENSTSLVKLTLSAQNVLVITKYEGLDPEISGGIDGNLYPRPITFTLGLNVNF